A region from the Silene latifolia isolate original U9 population chromosome 7, ASM4854445v1, whole genome shotgun sequence genome encodes:
- the LOC141592615 gene encoding non-specific lipid transfer protein GPI-anchored 19-like has translation MSSSTTTMLVLLSVAIGIAVFQTPSASAAGVDCTSLVLTMADCLSYVSNDSTTTKPEGGCCSGLKQVLKTSPGCLCQAFQQSAQLGISLNLTKAMALPSACHVHAPASATSCSVAVSPAGAPAGTVVPPAGAPYSSIANPPMSTMGSGQASPAAAPSKPSSSSSIKVSIHLITAGIVAAFFTSF, from the exons ATGTCttcctcaacaacaacaatgctGGTTCTACTATCGGTCGCGATCGGGATTGCGGTTTTTCAAACTCCATCAGCATCTGCAGCTGGGGTTGACTGTACAAGCCTAGTACTGACAATGGCGGACTGTCTGTCTTATGTTAGTAATGATAGTACTACAACGAAGCCGGAAGGCGGATGTTGTTCTGGACTTAAACAAGTGCTTAAAACTAGTCCTGGATGTCTTTGTCAAGCTTTTCAACAAAGTGCGCAACTTGGTATCTCTTTGAATCTTACTAAAGCTATGGCTCTTCCTTCTGCTTGTCATGTTCATGCTCCTGCTTCCGCTACTAGTTGTTCCG TGGCCGTGTCTCCAGCAGGTGCTCCGG CTGGCACAGTCGTCCCACCAGCAGGTGCTCCCTACTCTTCAATCGCAAATCCTCCAATGTCCACCATGGGATCCGGTCAAGCATCACCGGCAGCTGCACCATCAAAGCCTAGTTCGTCATCTTCTATCAAGGTGTCAATCCACTTGATTACTGCGGGGATCGTGGCAGCGTTCTTCACCAGTTTTTAA